The sequence below is a genomic window from Nostoc flagelliforme CCNUN1.
GCCGCAATTGCAGACTTACATAGCAAAAAAACTGCCTGAGTACATGATCCCATCAGCTTTTGTAATATTAGAGTCTTTACCTCTGACAGCTAATGGTAAAGTCAATCGCCGCGCTTTAAGAGGATTCTATGATGCAATTCAGCCCCAATTGTCTGAAAATTACATCGCACCTCGGACTCCTGTTGAACAAGTGTTGGTGAAAATTTTTGCTGAGGTTTTGGGGCTTAAGCAGGTAGGAATTTATGACAATTTCTTTGAATTAGGCGGTCATTCATTACTAGCAACTCAGCTTGTCTCTAGAGTGCGCGATACCTTGCGTGTGGAGTTACCTTTGCGTAGCGTATTTGAAGCACCAACAATTGCACAAATATCTAAGATAGTGGAAAGCTTTAAAGAAAGCAACCCTCAAAGTCAAGCCCCAGTTTTAGTACCACTTTCGCGTGAAAGTCGGCGGATTAAGTTATCTTTTTTAAATGAAGATACCAAGAGGCGTTAGGGACTTGTAAAGAAAGTAAGATACCAAAGCCTATCCCACTAATAATATTAGAGTTGTGGGGAAATAAAAGATGAGTGAATATTCCTTAATAGTATCAACTTCAGGCAGAAAATAATTTTTGCTTTAACCCAAGTTAATCATCTCAAAATTTATTAACCCCAGCAGAACGGCGATAAAGTAACCAGATAAATAGTGGTGAACCCAGCAACGCAGTGACGGAACCTACTGGTAGTTCTACTGCTCCTAGTCTAGAGAGTAAATCTGCAAAAGTAAGTAAGCATGCACCTGCGAGGGCGGAAAGTGGTAAAACAAAGCGATGATCTGTACCAACTATGAGGCGGACACCGTGAGGGACAACAAGACCAACAAATCCAATCAAACCACTGATGCTTACTGCACCTGCGGCTAATAAAGTGGCGACACCACCAATTAACAGGCGCGATCGCGTCAACGAAACCCCCAAACCCACAGCCAAATCATCCCCCAAAGCCAACACATTTACCGATCGCGCCAGCAAGCATCCTCCTAGCAATGCAACGATGATGTAAGGGCCAGCTGTCGCAATTTCTTGCCAACCTCGTCCATTAAGACTACCAACCAGCCAACTGAGCGCAATTTGAATTTGACCGTCTTCAGCTAAAAGCAGCAATGTACTTTGTACAGCACCTAATAAAGAACTCACCGCCACTCCGCCTAAAATCAACCGCTCAACAGAAATTCCCGACCCCGCACGACCGAGCAGAATAACGATCGCAGAAGTTAAAATTGCTCCCATCCACGCTGCTAAAGGAATTGCGATCGGGAATATTTGCCACACAATCATCAGAATTACAATTAATCCTGCACCTGCTGAAATGCCCAAAATAAATGGATCAGCAAGACTATTGCGTAACATCCCTTGCAGCAACGCTCCTGACATTCCCAAAGCTGCGCCGACAATCAGAGCAGCAGTAATGCGTGGGAGGCGCAAATCCCAGAGAATTGTCTGTTTAACCGGATCGCCTTCGCGGAGAATGGCTTGCCAAAATTCCGACATACTTAAAGGTACTGCTCCTTGAGAAAGCGATAACGCTAGGGTTACTACCAGTGCTGCACTAAGTAGTAAAACAGCCCAAAGTACCCGGTGTTCAGTAAAAATTGTCTGAAATGGTTTAGTCAAATTTAGATAGGTATTTTTTTTAAATATAATCTGTCTCAAACATAGATGCATTGGGCATTGGGTAGGGAAAAGGGGGAGTTAAAACTTGGACGTTTAGCTTCAGAAGGTGAACGTTGAGCCTCAGAAGGTCAAAGTCGAGCCTCAGAAGGTCAAAGTCGAGCCTCAGAAGGTGAACTTTCAAGTTTTAACTCCCCATGCCCCATGCCCCATGCCCTATGCCCTATGCCCTATGCCCCATGCCCCATGACCCATGCCCCATGCCCCACTACGTCAGTTCCAACCCACCTTGGTAGCCAGTAACAATGCGGCCACCATCCTTGAGAATGTGGATTTCTATCTGATCGCTAGCCCAAGTAATCTGGTCTTGGAAAGCTGGGTTTAAAACACGAACCCGTTGATTGCTAGAAGAGACTGGAGAGTTGGGAGAATTAATTGCCAGAGATTGTACAAAAGGCCCGTCAATCAAAATATCAAGTTGTTCTAACAAAGCTTGGGAACCTGGCGGCGCTGATTGAGACTGTAGTTGCTTGAGAGTGAACCCAGTAAAAGACATTACATTTAATCCAGCAGCTTTTACTTTACGAGCTAAAGACGCTAGTGCAGTTGCTTGCCAAAAGGGTTCTCCACCAGAGAAGGTTACACCCGTATTGTGGGGATTGCTGAGAATATTCTCGGCAAGGGTATCAACAGCAATCAATTGGTTAGCTTCAAAAGACCAAGAGTTAGTATTAAAGCAGCCAGGACACTCACGCAGACAACCTTGTACCCAGATGACTGCACGACAACCAGGGCCATTAACTTCTGACTGATCAACGTAACCCATAATGTTGAGATAGCCAGGGGGAATTTCCATGAGTGCTAGTGATGGGTCAGTTGGCTTAATTTCCATCTCTTTTACTCCTTTTAGCCGTTGCCTGTTAACCGTTAACTATAGCGAATCTCCAGTTAGATAACTGTAACTAATGACAAATGACTAATGACAAAAGACTAATGAAAAACTTTATGGGATTTTGAAAAGTCCGCTTTAACTTACTAGACTGAAGTTAGTTGCCCAGCTAGCATTGACCGTCCCATAGATAGAAACGATGACTCAACAAACTTCTAGAATTTGTATCCTTGGCGGAGGCTTTGGTGGTCTCTACACAGCCTTGCGCTTAAGCCAGTTACCTTGGGAATCTACGCAAAAACCCGAAATTGTTCTGGTAGATCAAAGCGATCGCTTCCTATTCTCTCCCTTACTTTACGAATTACTCACTGGCGAACTGCAAACCTGGGAAATTGCCCCACCCTTTGAAGAACTTTTACAAGGCACAGGGGTGCGTTTTTATCAAGGGGTTGTGTCTGGAATTGACATTGACCAGAAACTGGTAAATGTACATGAAGGCCCGGAAATCCCTTACGATCGCTTAGTGTTGGCGCTAGGAGGTGAAACACCGCTAGATTTAGTGCCTGGTGCAACATCCTACGCTTACCCATTCCGCACAATCTCTGATGTTTATCGTTTGGAAGAACGCCTGCGATTTTTAGAAGAATCGGATGCTGATAAAATTCGGGTGGCGATTATTGGGGCTGGCTACAGTGGTGTAGAGTTAGCCTGTAAGTTAGCCGACAGACTAGGTGAAAGAGGACGCTTTCGGATCGTTGAAATTGCTGACCAAATTTTGCGAACTTCCCCAGAGTTTAACCGGGAAGCAGCAAAAAAAGCAATAGAAGCCCGTGGCGTGTTTATTGATTTAGAAACCAAAGTGGAATCAATAGAGCAAAATTCTATCTCCCTAGAGTACAAAAACCAGTTAGACACGATTCCCGTAGATTTGGTAATTTGGACTGTGGGAACTAGGGTTGCGCCTGTAGTGAAATCTCTTCCTCTCAAGCAAAACCAGCGTGGTCAAATCAGCACTACATCTACTCTGCAAGTCCTAGATCATCCAGAAATCTTTGCCTTGGGAGATTTAGCAGACTGTCATGATATTGAAGGACAGCAAGTCCCCGCCACCGCACAAGCAGCTTTTCAACAAGCTGATTATACTGCTTGGAATATCTGGGCAAGTTTGACGAATCGTCCCCTGCTTCCCTTCCGCTACCAACAGTTAGGAGAAATGATGGCACTAGGCATAGACAACGCCACTCTTACGGGTTTGGGAATTAAACTAGATGGCCGCTTGGCATCCGTCGCCCGCCGGATTGCCTATTTATATAGGTTGCCAACTTTAGACCATCAACTCAAAGTTGGTTTTAATTGGCTAGTCCGTCCGATCATAGAAACACTTTCTAAGTAACTTTAAGGTTGGGCATTGGGCATTGGGCATTGGGCATTGATGCCCCATTCCTTATTCAATTTTGAGTTAGTCAAGTAATAAAGCTTTTAACAAGTCAAAATCTAACATTCAAGATTTAAAATTTTCAAACTTTGATGGAACAACCGAAAGTTATTTTTTTAGATGCTGTGGGTACACTCTTCGATGTCAAAGGTAGTGTAGGCAAAGTTTATAGTCAGATAGCCCAGGAATTTGACGTTACAGTTTCAGCCGAAACATTGAATACAGCCTTCATCAAAAGTTTTAAAGCAGCGCCGCCGCCGATATTTCCAGATGCAGAACTGCAAGATATTCCCCAGCGCGAGTTTGATTGGTGGCGGATAATTGCCCTGAACACTTTTGAAAGTGCAGGCGTTCTTAAGGAATTTTCTGACTTTTCGGCTTTTTTTAGCGAACTTTACATCCATTTTGGCACTGCCGAACCGTGGTTTGTCTATCCCGATGTCTTACCAGCTTTAATCAACTGGCGGCGGTTGGGAGTTACCTTGGGGGTGCTGTCCAATTTTGATTCTCGGATTTACTCAGTATTGCAAAGTTTGGGATTGAGAGAGTTTTTTACCTCCGTCACCATTTCTACCCAGGTACGTGCAGCTAAACCCGATCCTCAAATTTTTGCTATTGCCTTAGATAAACATAAATGTTCCCCAGAGGCAGCATGGCATATTGGCGATAGCATTGTAGAAGACTATCATGCAGCTAAAGCAGCTGGACTCAGAGGTGTTTGGATCAACCGTGGTAAATGAGGAAGATTCTTTGACACTCCCACAGCTATGAAAACTTCTGTGTTACTCGTTTTCACTTCAAGCTGTGGAATTATTGGCTGAATGAGTCCACTTAGCAAAAGTGGGTTTCTAAATTCATACTTCAATTCAGCAATACCAAATTTTTAAAATGGAATCCAATCCAATCTATCAATCCACTCTTCTGCCTCAGTCGCTTCCCAAATCAAATAAATTGTTTCTGCCCAAATACTGAGGTTCCCACTGGAACGCAACCAAACTAGCCCCCAAATATGTCCTGCATCTCTCCAGTGTTCTTCTAGATGTTCGGGCATACTTTTGCGGTTGTCTGTAACCAATATTCGTTGGGATAATTCCAGGTAGCGCAAAATATCTGGGTCAAGCGTACCTAATGGCGGTGCTTCGCATCGCCTACGCGCAGAATATCTATTGCTGATTGAGGCGCAAAACAGATATCTTCAGCTTGGGCGACAAATTTTCATCAAGGAGAAAACGTACCTTCACCAAGAGTTTAGCAACTCCTGCTCACGTTGCACCTTTAATGCTCTTAAACGTTGCATCAAAGGTGAAGGATTAGCTAATGATTCTTGATAGCGCTGTTCTCGCCACTTTGCTAGCCGCAACATATAAGCATCTATTTCAACACGATTATGCAGGTAGTAGGTAAGCGTCGCGTAAATTTTCTCCAAATTCAGGGAAGGTAATTCCTCTATAATTTGCTCTGGAGAATATCCTTGTAAGTAATATTGAATCACATTATCAATACCAATACGATGCCCTTTAATACGGATATCATCTGGGTCTATAAACTCAAAATAATCTTCTAGCTGCATTCATCTACCTCTTTAGGTCTTTTAGGATCAATTCGTAATTCGTAATTGAATTCTATAACTACGAATTACGTTAGCGTCATTATCAATTACGAATTATTTTGACATATTTTGTATTTATATTATGGAGACAATAAACCCTTTTAGGGAACTCCAAAAAATAAATTATCCCAATTTCTGGACTCAACACGACTAGTTTCTCCCCTCTGCTTCCTGCCCCCAGCCCTAAATGCGTTCGCGTAGCGTCCCGCAGGGATGGGATATTTTTTTAGTTGGAAGTCCCTTGTCCCGATTCCTCGCTCCCAACTCCCCACTCCCTTATTCCCCTGCTGCCCTAAGACTCGTATGATCAACATATCAAGAAAACATAACAGCCAGATTTTTACCGCAAAACATGGGCAGTATTTGGGAAATCGATTTTTACTCCCGTCCGATTTTGGACGATAATCAGAAAAAAGTTTGGGAAGTCTTGGTCTGCGAAAGCGCCTTGGATATCAGTACAAAAGTAGATTCTTTGTTTCGCTATGCTCAATATTGTCCCAGTACCCAGGTAAATTCGGGCTGGTTGCGGACAGCATTACAAGAAGCTATTAACCAAGCTGGAAAAGCACCAATTAAAATCCGCTTTTTCCGCCGCCAAATGAACAACATGATTACTAAAGCTTGCCAAGACTTGGGTATTCCCGCGCAGCCTAGCCGCCGTACTTTGGTTCTCAACCATTGGTTAGAACAACGCATGGAGGAAGTGTATCCTCAAGAGGCAGGGTATCAAGGAGGGGCTAATCCCTCAGTCCGTTTGGAAAAACCTTTGCCGCAACGTTTACCAGATGCTTTGGAAGGACAGCAGTGGGTATTTGTTACCTTAGATGGTGCGGATTTAGCAGAAATGCCAGAGTGGGAAATTGGCTTTGGTGAAGCTTTCCCCATAGAGTTGGCGAAAGTTTCACCCGAAACCCGTATTCCTGGGATTTTAATTTTCTCACCGAGAGCGTTGCCTTTGGCAGGCTGGATGTCTGGTTTAGACTTGGCTTTCTTAAGATTTGATACCAGTGAAGAGGGGAGATTGCTTTTAGAAACTGGTGTAACCGAAAGCTGGATTGTGGCAAATATCAAAAAACCTCAACTTTTAGCAGAAGCCAAAGGTTTTGAAGAAGCCAAACAAAAAGCTAACGGAGTGCATTTTATCGGTGTACAGTCTGATCCCAAAGCACAATCTTTTGCTGGTTTCTGGCTGTTGCAAGAGGTGAATCTCTGAAAATGGGCATGGGGCATGGGGCATGGGGCAGGGAGCAGGCAGGGGGCAGGGGGGCAGAGGAAGCAGGGGGAGAATGACGAATGACGAATGACTAATGACTAATGACAAATGACAAATGACGAATGACTAGTCAAGACATGGCAATGATTTGGGATAATTAACTGCGTCCATCAGTGTTGATCTGTGGTTCCAAATCGTAACCGTAAAGAAACGCTGATGATTTTTGGATGGTTATCTGCGTCCATCAGTAGAAAGTCTGATCGTCAAAAGCCGACGATCGCACTTTCAACAGACAGCGTTGATATGCGGTTCAAAATCCACAATTCACTAAGGTTCATGGGTTCTGAAAATTTGTCACAAGATACACTAGCAGAACAGCTGCTGGAACTAGCTATAAAATCTGGAGCAGAAGCTGCTGAGGTGTATCAGTCGCGATCGCTTTCTCGTCCAGTCTTTTTTGAGGCAAACCGACTCAAACAGCTAGAAACCAACCAATCTGAAGGCACAGCACTACGACTTTGGCGAAACGGGCGTCCGGGACTGACGGTGGCTTACGGTTCTGTCCTAGCCGAAGTAATGGTGGAAAAAGCTCTGGCACTAAGTCAACTGAATCAACCAGAAACAGTAGAATTAGGCTCTAACTCTCAACCCTCCTACCCAGATTTAGGGAAAGGTGTGCCGATAGAGATTTTGGTAGACTGGGGCAAAGAAGCGATCGCACTCATCCGCGATGCCTATCCCGATGTTGTTTGCAATAGTGATTGGGAATGTGATGCTGAAACTACCAGAATTGTTAATACTAAAGGTTTAGATTGTTACTATACTGATACTACCCTCAACTGCTATATGTCAGCAGAATGGGTGCGTGGCGATGATTTTTTAAGTGTTTCCGATGGCCAAACCAAGCGGGGCGAACTCCACCCGGAAATATTAGCTAACCAAATTTTACAACGGTTAATTTGGGCCAGAGAAAATGTCTCATCTCCTACTGGCCGCGTCCCGGTTTTGTTCACTTCTAAAGCCGCTGATATGCTTTGGGGCACTGTGCAAGAAGCTTTGAATGGCAAGCGAGTCTTAGAAGTAGCTTCCCCTTGGGCAGAACGTTTGGGGAACCCAGTAATAGCACCCAGTCTCACCCTCTACCAAGATCCAGAAGCCGGCCCTTATAGTTGCCCTTTTGATGATGAAGGCACTCCTACTCAATTTTTAGTATTTATCCAAAACGGAACTTTACAGCATTTTTATGGCGATCGCACCACCGGACGCCAACTGGGTACTAACACGACTGGAAATGGTTTTCGCCCTGGTTTAGGTAGCTATCTCACCCCTGGATTATTTAATTTTCTGATCCAGCCAGGTTCAGCATCACTACCAGATTTAATTCAAGAACTGGATGATGGCATAATTGTGGATCAAATGCTGGGTAGTGGCGGCAGTATTTCTGGAGAGTTTTCAATCAACGTTGATTTAGGCTACCGCGTCCAAAATGGCCAGGTAATTGGGCGCATTAAGGATACGATGGTTGCAGGTAATGTCTATACTGCCCTTAAGCAATTGGTTACACTAGGTAATGATGCTGATTGGAATGGTTCTTGTTATACTCCGTCTCTAATAGTAGAAGGACTATCCACCACGGGGAGAAGTAATTGAATTGGGGATTGGGGATTGGGGATTGGGCATTGGGCATTGGGCATTGAGGTAGAAGAATGGAGTTCAAAGCCTCATTAATGCAGTTCAAAGACTCATTAATGCAGTTCAAAGCCTCATTAATGCAGTTCAAAGACTCATTAACGGAGTTCAAAGCCTCATTAATGCAGTTCAAAGACTCATTAACGGAGTTCAAAGCCTCATACGCTATTCCCCCTGCCCCTGCCCCATGCCCCATGCCCCATGCCCTAATCCCCAAAAATTATGTCTCTTCCCGTTCTGAATCAGCGCTTTCGCACCTGGTGGCAGCCTAGAAGAGGTTTAGCGATCGCCGAAGCTTGTGTAATCGGTCTGGTTGCTGCCCTATCTGCGGTGTTGCTGAAAGTAGGATCGGGATGGCTGGGGACATGGCGAGTCCATACTACCCACATTTTCCCGGTATGGCTGGCACTACCAGCAATTGGTCTTGTCCTGGGGTTTGTGGCTGGATGGTTGGTGGATAGATTGGCACCAGAGGCTTATGGTAGCGGTATTCCGCAAGTCAAAGCAACTCTAGCTAATGTGCCGATGAAATTATCCTGGCGCGTGGCAGGTATAAAGTTACTCAGTGCCATCATTGCCATCGGTTCGGGTATGACTCTAGGACGACAAGGCCCCACGGTTCATGTAGGGGCAGGTTTGGCAGCAGGGATGAGTCGTTGGGTTCCTACTTCCCCAGATCATCGGCGGCAAATGATTGCAGCAGGTGCGGGTGCGGGTTTGGCAGCTGCTTTCAATGCCCCGATCGCAGGTGTATTATTTATCGTTGAAGAGTTACTCCAAGATTTATCAGGATTGACTCTGGGTACTGCAATTATCGCCTCCTTTATTGGTGGGGTGATATCCCGACTTTTAGGTGGTGGCTCTCTTGACCTTAACCTGCAATTGACGCAATCTTCCAGCCAATTCTCCATTCCAGAAATTCCCTTTTTCGTGCTTTTGGGTATTTTGGCAGGGTTGTTGGGTGCATTGTTTAATCGCGGCTTAATATTTAGTATTAAATTTTATAAAAAATTACATATCAGCTTACCGTTGCGGGTAGCTTTGGCTGGATTTCTCTCTGGTGTTGTCGTGTCGATGCTCCCCGCATCCTTTCGTGATAATACGGGATTACGGGAGTCTTTAATTACTGGAGGTTCCCAACCTAGCGTAGCAGCGATCGCCTTTGCTGCACA
It includes:
- a CDS encoding FecCD family ABC transporter permease yields the protein MHLCLRQIIFKKNTYLNLTKPFQTIFTEHRVLWAVLLLSAALVVTLALSLSQGAVPLSMSEFWQAILREGDPVKQTILWDLRLPRITAALIVGAALGMSGALLQGMLRNSLADPFILGISAGAGLIVILMIVWQIFPIAIPLAAWMGAILTSAIVILLGRAGSGISVERLILGGVAVSSLLGAVQSTLLLLAEDGQIQIALSWLVGSLNGRGWQEIATAGPYIIVALLGGCLLARSVNVLALGDDLAVGLGVSLTRSRLLIGGVATLLAAGAVSISGLIGFVGLVVPHGVRLIVGTDHRFVLPLSALAGACLLTFADLLSRLGAVELPVGSVTALLGSPLFIWLLYRRSAGVNKF
- a CDS encoding 4Fe-4S single cluster domain-containing protein; the encoded protein is MEIKPTDPSLALMEIPPGYLNIMGYVDQSEVNGPGCRAVIWVQGCLRECPGCFNTNSWSFEANQLIAVDTLAENILSNPHNTGVTFSGGEPFWQATALASLARKVKAAGLNVMSFTGFTLKQLQSQSAPPGSQALLEQLDILIDGPFVQSLAINSPNSPVSSSNQRVRVLNPAFQDQITWASDQIEIHILKDGGRIVTGYQGGLELT
- a CDS encoding NAD(P)/FAD-dependent oxidoreductase, coding for MTQQTSRICILGGGFGGLYTALRLSQLPWESTQKPEIVLVDQSDRFLFSPLLYELLTGELQTWEIAPPFEELLQGTGVRFYQGVVSGIDIDQKLVNVHEGPEIPYDRLVLALGGETPLDLVPGATSYAYPFRTISDVYRLEERLRFLEESDADKIRVAIIGAGYSGVELACKLADRLGERGRFRIVEIADQILRTSPEFNREAAKKAIEARGVFIDLETKVESIEQNSISLEYKNQLDTIPVDLVIWTVGTRVAPVVKSLPLKQNQRGQISTTSTLQVLDHPEIFALGDLADCHDIEGQQVPATAQAAFQQADYTAWNIWASLTNRPLLPFRYQQLGEMMALGIDNATLTGLGIKLDGRLASVARRIAYLYRLPTLDHQLKVGFNWLVRPIIETLSK
- a CDS encoding HAD-IA family hydrolase — translated: MEQPKVIFLDAVGTLFDVKGSVGKVYSQIAQEFDVTVSAETLNTAFIKSFKAAPPPIFPDAELQDIPQREFDWWRIIALNTFESAGVLKEFSDFSAFFSELYIHFGTAEPWFVYPDVLPALINWRRLGVTLGVLSNFDSRIYSVLQSLGLREFFTSVTISTQVRAAKPDPQIFAIALDKHKCSPEAAWHIGDSIVEDYHAAKAAGLRGVWINRGK
- a CDS encoding DUF433 domain-containing protein yields the protein MQLEDYFEFIDPDDIRIKGHRIGIDNVIQYYLQGYSPEQIIEELPSLNLEKIYATLTYYLHNRVEIDAYMLRLAKWREQRYQESLANPSPLMQRLRALKVQREQELLNSW
- a CDS encoding Tab2/Atab2 family RNA-binding protein gives rise to the protein MGSIWEIDFYSRPILDDNQKKVWEVLVCESALDISTKVDSLFRYAQYCPSTQVNSGWLRTALQEAINQAGKAPIKIRFFRRQMNNMITKACQDLGIPAQPSRRTLVLNHWLEQRMEEVYPQEAGYQGGANPSVRLEKPLPQRLPDALEGQQWVFVTLDGADLAEMPEWEIGFGEAFPIELAKVSPETRIPGILIFSPRALPLAGWMSGLDLAFLRFDTSEEGRLLLETGVTESWIVANIKKPQLLAEAKGFEEAKQKANGVHFIGVQSDPKAQSFAGFWLLQEVNL
- a CDS encoding TldD/PmbA family protein, whose translation is MGSENLSQDTLAEQLLELAIKSGAEAAEVYQSRSLSRPVFFEANRLKQLETNQSEGTALRLWRNGRPGLTVAYGSVLAEVMVEKALALSQLNQPETVELGSNSQPSYPDLGKGVPIEILVDWGKEAIALIRDAYPDVVCNSDWECDAETTRIVNTKGLDCYYTDTTLNCYMSAEWVRGDDFLSVSDGQTKRGELHPEILANQILQRLIWARENVSSPTGRVPVLFTSKAADMLWGTVQEALNGKRVLEVASPWAERLGNPVIAPSLTLYQDPEAGPYSCPFDDEGTPTQFLVFIQNGTLQHFYGDRTTGRQLGTNTTGNGFRPGLGSYLTPGLFNFLIQPGSASLPDLIQELDDGIIVDQMLGSGGSISGEFSINVDLGYRVQNGQVIGRIKDTMVAGNVYTALKQLVTLGNDADWNGSCYTPSLIVEGLSTTGRSN